From the genome of Nicotiana tabacum cultivar K326 chromosome 2, ASM71507v2, whole genome shotgun sequence:
TACACAAGCATTTATTATGATAAAAAGAAATTgtcattacttgtggctatcttgtataACTTGTTACTACGGGGCTGGTTGCGCAGTCCCTGGTCCAGATGATGCATtttgtttttagatttttgtttttCGGTTGATGTGGGAGTCaatgttgtcgtatcctcatatcattccctcCTCCAgcgttcgaatgcgaagaatgcgaattggaacattGAAAGTCTTGTGCCTTTAAAGATTCTACTAATGAATTGTTAGATAATCCTTAACTCGGCAACATACcttacttccccttaggaatccatgctatcgagcaaaagactatctaacaatcTTCTAGTGGTTTATGCTCGcgaacggtcgggtaacctttgttcggtagcaaacttaactcCACAGTGGAAATATGCTATCGAGCCGAAGATTATTAATTGTCCCGAGTGGAAACTTGTTTGTTTGCCTTGCTATCAAGAGTCTTATATTCTGCtgcattgttagttaaagggaccATTCAgatggcttgccttaaggtttcccccaAAGGCATGATTAAGATTATTCCgagtccggacccttttacgttggaagctccGTCCGTAAATTAGGTCCAAACCCCCGATATCGATCCTaacaccattactgcctccttggttgCCAGAGGCAGTAATCCTGGACTAAAACCGGCCacaaagtcagccaagacttgcgacttaattgCAGCCCTTGGTTTACATTgtatgtcgaactcactcatttCGACATCCCATTTGGCTAATCTGCCAGAGAGCTCAATTTTGTGGAGGATGTTTCACAAAGGAAAAGTAGTCACCACAGCTATCGGGTcgcattggaagtagggccttaGCTTctgagcggcgactacgagagttAAGGCTAGTTTTTCCAAATGAGGGTAGCGAATTtttgctcccgttaaaattttgctaacataataaatgggaaattacgTATTTTTGTCCTCCCGGACTAAAATCGCACTTATCGCAACTTCTAAAACCGCGAGGTAGACTAGCAATGTTTCGCCTTTTTGGGTTTTTAGAGCAATGAagggcttgataagtacttcttcaggTCCCTCAGAGCATGCTGGCACTCTGTTgtccattcgaaattatttttcttttttagcagtgtgaagaagcgatgacatttATCCGATgatcgggaaatgaacctgctcaaagctgctaaTCTTCCGGTGAACCTTTGGACTTCCTTTATGTTTGAAAATTGATCCGGgatatcctctatggccttgattttgtcggggtttacttcaattcccctttgtgagaccagaaaTCCCAGAAACTTAGTAGAACAGACCCCGAACGTGCACTTCTCGggattaagtttcatgttatgcttccttaggatgtcgaaTGTTTGTGGCAAATGCCTaaggtggtcacctgcattcaaagacttaacaatcatatcgtctatataaacttctatagtctttcctatttgcttttcaaataTCTTATTTATGAGATGTTGATAAGTGGCCCTGGAACAagtatcgaggaaactcattaactcgtgcccggccgtggctcaatcatttgatcgatatttggcagtgggaacaaATCTTTCGGGCACGCCTCATTaaggtctttatagtctacacacatgcaaaaattattgttcttcttaggaactactactacattggctagctagtccggatatcttacctctcggatcgaATCGATATTAAGCAaacgggttacctcttctttgatgaatttattcctggcctcggcaatagggtgtttcttttgtcttaccggaggtaCGTTGAGATCAAAACTCAGCTTGTGCATGGATACTTCcgttgggatacctgtcatatcctcgtgcgaccatgcaaaacaatcggcattaaatttaaggaattcaataaaaccagACCTGAGCTCTGGGTACAGTCCTGCCCCCAAATGGAATtttctttctaggaattcttaaaacaatgcaacttgctccagttcctccaccatggacttcgttgcgTCCTTCTCTTCTGGAACCTGCAAATATGTCGGCACCTGATAATGCTCTGACGACTCTACTCCCGGGCTAACTTCTTCTAGCTCAGGAGTAGGtgtcggttcctgtaattgctatgccgtGTACTCCTTCCCTTTGTACTGAAAACCGAAATTGTATTCATCTCCCTTATTGCCGGTTGATCACCTCTTATCTTCTTGATTCCTTCGGGcgttggaaacttcagcaattggtgatatgttgagggtacatctttcatctcgtgtaaccatggccttcccaggatgatattgTATCACATGTCACCATCTACTACTTCGAAGAGAtttgttttcattactccttcagcgTTCGTGAGCAGAAAAATCTCACCCCGGGTCGTCACGCTCGCAAGGTTGAATCCAGCGAGGAGCTTTGTTGCCGAATAATGCTTCCGATaagtttagcttgctccaatactctctattgtatgatattagccgaacttcctggatccactagaacacgtttaatcttaaaatccaacatatttaaagaaattactagtgcatcgttgtATGGTAACAGCAATCCATCTGcgtcctcctccgtgaaagtgatatcatcttcctagagtcttttactatgagttattgatactttcgtcttcttcgctgccgaaaaggtgaccccaTTAATCTTATTCCCTCCGAAGATCATATTGATCGTTTGTCGTGGgggttcttctcctgctttcaAAGGTTCCACGTTGTCTCTgttacgaccataattgttcttagctcggtcactagagaattctctgaggtgactatttttcaatagtGTTGCCACCTCTTCTCGGAGGTATTGGTAGTCCCCTGTACGGTGGTCGTTCGTCCCATGGTATTCGCACtataagttgggatccctctggctggaaTCAGATCTCATAAGTCTCAGGAATCGTGCCTCTTTAATGTTTCTCATGCCCTGACACAACTCCACTATACtaacattgaagttatattccgataacttggggtaagaaggatcccGAGACCCCGGCGTCTCTTTATCGTGAAGTGATCTATTGTTTCGACCATGATCGGTCCCTTTGTCAACGGTGAACTTGTTTGCTGCCCGGAAGTTTCTGCCACGGCCTTCGGTCCGCTCGTAAGGCAAAAACCGGCCCCTCGAAGTCCATCTGTCTGCGTCGtagtcatcctttgatttttctctactcttctcccgtcctttggcCGATGATGTAGAACCTACCTGGTCATGTttgatccttatctttgactcgtaccagttgtggacatctgcccaagttgttgcttgaaactcaagcaggctCTCCTTCAGCTTTCGGGAAGCGTCTGGGCTTCTcggattcaatcctttggtgaatgcttcagctgcccattcatctgggacagccgggagcaacattctttctttctggaatcgGGTAACGAACTCTCGTAGTAATTGTTTATAGATAAGTGAACTagtttgatcctgaaataatgtaataattgaagaaatatacaatacttagccttaaaatgtagatgaaacaACATAGATGACAGTTCCGGGAATAAAGTTTCCGGGcacagcaatgatgagatcaaaaagcaggaaagtaagattgtattaagctttgtatagaatgtagtgtaagtttAGCCAGAAAATTCGTATCCTGTACAATGATAACtgggctcactatttatagctgtgtctagggaaggaggtcctaggactcctttaatgtcaattatgagggtcattgatgaagatgtaacagtgaacataaatgccaaattctctataacgggccgtcgctcttaatgctgcaaaatattcattattaaatgctaccggacgCAAAATatttaatacacctttatgaacgttatccatTCCGGGGACAAGCGAAACGACCGCGTTCGATTTTCGATCATCCTCGTCTTGAGTTCCACGTATCTTTCCTTTAgaacgtgtcatatcatattttaccttatatatgTATGTTCTCATATAAATTTATAAGTTATATGATTAAATTGCTTGGTTTGATATAACCTTAATTAAGTACATATTCCTTTAATAAAAAAGAGAGTTATCTCTGTTGTACATTTTTGGGTTTGAGTCGAAATTCGAGGGTTTtgcattttgggtttaggagACTACCGTTTACCCAAGTTCAGTCATTCCGCCACCACCAGCCACCGGACTCGCCGCCGTTACTTATCTCTCCGACCCAACTCCAATAGAAAACCCATAACATCTCATATTTTCCGATTCTACACCCACATAACTCATTTATTAGTTTTGAAGCTTAAACTGAAACATTGCAGAACATGTGGTACCTATGCGTCTTCTATCACAGATTACTGGACTTCAGGAAACCTGAAGTTGAGTCTTTGGCTGAGCTTTTTGGTGCTTTCAGCAAAGAAGAGCCAACAAACAATGGTGACTTAAAAAGCTTTGGCAGTAATTCACTTGAATGGAAGCTTCCAGAACATCACCACCCTGACTCGCCTTTTCACTTAGTTAATCTTCCTTCTGAAGAAATCGCCCGTAATGTTGCAAATCGAAGTAAGCTCTGCTCATACTGCTTCCCTACATGCCAATGGTTGAGGATTATGCATAAatatcttctctttttttccaatttttttttaactctGTATATGCTATTTGAGGCGGACATGCTAAAAAGGGATGAAATTGTGATACATAATCAATCCTCTTTCTTGTGTTCATTACTAAAGCTAAGTGTAACAATTCTCCGCCTTACTATATTTAGAATAATAGTTGTTCCTTTGGTAGTTACATTCATAACTTAAGGTAATGTTAGGTACGGATTCGGATAGGATAGGATTGTGTTCCTTGGCCTACCGGGGATAAGGACCAGATTACAGAGCCTAATTAAAAGATTTCGGGCCTGCGTTTTCATTTCATATTTGTTATTTGCTGCGGAATAGCTGCATCTGCACATCATACTTTATCACATTCAATGAAACCTGGGTATcgttttcattttccttttccgATTGGCGTATAATCCGCCTAAGTTGCCTATCAATACGAATAAGCAACTCCTCATTAGAAAATAGGTGAATCATCTCGTGAGTTACTTCTTGTTACCCTTTTGAGATTGAATTTTTTGGGTTAATTGCTTTCTTCCATTTTATTAAATTTATTGTTCTGAACTTCTCTCTAACTTTAGGTTTAAAAGAGGTATCTGTAAAATGAATGCCTCTTAATTTGAGGATGCATTCTCCACTAGGAGTTGATCTGGACTTAACTAAGAGGAGAACACCATAGAAGAGAAGGATCCATATCACCATTACCAACTCATTGGGATTAAAACTTAGTTGTTTGTATGGGGCATAGTTTGATTGAATGAGTGATTTGCAGTTCGTGATTCATTTTCCAAGTTATAAGGGGCTTACAATATGGCATTTGAAGCATGGAGCTTTAGAAACTCTTGGCATCTATTTATCTTTACAAAGGTTGGAAGAGTATTAGATATTATCCAAGTAAAAAGGAATTGACTTTGTGATGTAGGAGGCTTTGCCTTATGAAACACTTGGCGTCTATCTATGTGCAATGGTTGGAGGAGTAGCTTAGGTAAACAACATATTGATAAGTCTGTCATGCAGGTATTCTTGTAAAAGGAATCTTTGAACTCTGGGGAGAAGGAAGTAGCCTTGAAGAACTAGAAGAGTCTATTAAAAGTTATTCTGATGAGCGGAAGCAGCCATACCTGACATCTGATAGCACATTCAAGATTGCTGTTGACACCTTTGGGAAGGCTATCAGCTTTGAGGAGCAAAATGGGCGTATTCGATCATTCTCCTACATCCCTTTCAAGGTGcatcctttatttattttttggattAGGAAGGTACATACTTATTATTCTGGAGTACATTTCACAAAACTCAATCGGGGAAATTTGGTTGCTCCAATCGTAGAAACTAAAAAGTAAAGGAGCATGAAAAAACTGATATTAGCACTTTCTCCTCCTTTCTTTTCATAGGCAGAGCATTTATGCTTTTCTTCTTGTTTCCTTATGTCTACACAATCAGTGCTGggtaaaattttcaaattttgctCCTTTATCAagattattttcttcaattttgttcCACCAAGTGAAGCTTTATTTAGATTTGATCCTATTATTTGCTGCACTTACCATCATCTACATTACCTTCTTTTCGTTCAACCATTTGATAAAATTATATTGTGCGGGATATGATTGTTGCTTCTAAATGTGGTGCTCCCAGGGCTTTAGTCTGGTGGTAAGAGCGCAACAAATGATGTGTGATTTAGGCACACTTCACGTGTTCTAAACCTACCGCAAATAAAGTCTGGTATtcaagtggagaagggtagagggggtGGGCCCATTATACACGAACTGTGCACCACTGGCCCTCAGTGATTCTTTGGTTATTAAAACAAATCCCCGTTTGGTATAGAAAAGAATTTTTTCCCCTCATATATGCCTTTTTTGCTCTTGGTCCCTATCATTTCCACCTTGCACATTAAAGCTTCAATGTTTTGTTAGCATTTTGATCTAGTTGTTAAaacaatttccttttttttttataatttttattattttcttattatcaTTGTACTTCTTATTTATTGAAGCGAAATCCCAAATTACAAAGAAGACAAAAAAGGGAAACAACCCTGAAACGGAGAGGTGGGGGCAATTGATTGGACTAAGGAAGAAGagttggtttggtttggggtggggtggggggacAAGGAGTGAAGGGTGGTGGTCATTCAGATTGGGGGAAGGGGATGGAGAGAGAGTGGAGATTGGGTTGTTGCGAGCGGTAAGACAGAGAACGGAGAAATGGGGGTCGATGGAGGGCCGGGTACAGAGACAGAGAGTGTGGAGGGGGAGAGAGAAGGGGTTGGTAGGGCGACAGTCGACACAAGGAGAAGGATGGTTGTTTGTAGGGGCAGAGCAGAGAGAGGGATAATGCGTACTGGTTGGTTAATGGATGAGGGTGAGAATAggattttttatctttttaggttttcttttctttggtCCTTTATTAAATAAGGCATTCAAAAGGGAAAAGAATTCTCAAAttaaaaagcaaaaaggaaaatgaCAAGTCAGAAACTAATGGACTTGTTAAGATTAGAGAAAAGAATCTTAAAGACAAACAATAGAAGGTTTAATGCTTAAGTTGAACAATAGAGAGACCTAAGGTGGAGATAGCATGTAAATGAGGGACTAAAATGCATTTTGCTCTTTGATATATTACATGTAAGTCATGGAATAGCTCATGCTTAGAAGATATGGCATGTGGATTTACTTGTTTCTGTCTGTTTGGTTTCAGGGCAGGGTGAACTTAAAAAATCCTGATCATACATTCTGGCTCATAGAAACGGACAATTATGGTTCTAGTAATGGACTGCCACCCATCGTGGGAAGGAAAGTCTTTTTTGGTCGAGAGATTGGTGCTGCTGATAGGAAGCTTTTGCCGACTTATCAGTTAAAAAGTCGTACTTATCTTGGCCCGACTGCCATGGATGCCGAGATGGCATTCCTGATGGCTAACCAAGCACAGGCCAAACCTGGGAGGCTTGTCTATGACCCTTTTGTGGGCACAGGAAGCATTCTAGTTGCAGCAGCCCATTATGGAGCAATGACAATGGTTAGTGTTTCTATTTTCGCAGGAACTTTGAGCGTACATTGTTTTTCTCCAGTTATTTTACTATCACTAATTGGCTTTTCAGGGTGCAGATATTGACATTCGGGTAGTGCGTGATGGGCGTGGTCCAGATTGTAATGTCTGGAGCAACTTCAAGCAGGTCTGGGTGGAGTGGTGCTTTTAATTTTTATGAGATGCCAGTTTTTTTCTTATATAATAATTGCTATATTTGATCTTATCATCTAGTGTTTTGGAGTTATAATTTAATTTGGTATCCTTCTATGCTAAACTTATATCTTTATTGCAGTATGGATTGCCAATGCCTATTGCTTTATTAAGGGCAGACAACAACCTTCCTCCTTGGCGTTCAGGATTGAAAGAGGTAGCCTTCTTTGAAGTTATATGGTTTTTGGTGTCTGGCCCACTTGTTTTCTTACTTACAACTTCTGTTTCTTCCTGCTATGAATTAGATTCTGTTTTCATTATAGTCCAGCAGTGACCACTGAGTTTTGGTTTGTTCCCTCCTTAATTTCTAAGGATGGGCAAAGGGCTCCAGTGGCTCAAGGACCAGGCCACAAATTTGTTTTGCAAATTGACTTGATATATGCGTATATGCTTTCTCAAATTAAAATAGCACCTAGAAATTATACACCTCAAGAGTACCATATGACTTATGAGCATTGGTCGAAATGCAAATTCGTAGTCAATAGATTGGGCAATGATCAAAGAGGACCCAACTctatagctaacaacaaaaaaGATATAACCGTTATTCCACTGCCGTTGCAAGAAGTCATATTCCAGATCCAACCACAATTGACTTGACCAGAGTTGGCCTTCTTGAGCCAGGAAATCAGAAGTTCACAAAGTATAATGAATCATCAGATGATTTATGTTGATGCTCTTCCTCATGCAACAAGAACCTGATAGTGGAGAAGTTATTTTCTTCATGTAGAGATGAAAAAACCATAATGATTCTTGACAAGGATTGGAATACTTGTGGCCTGCCACACATCTTCTgacaaaaggaaaataaattaatataaagTCTTACTAAAGTCATCCTAAGAGAGGAAGTTACAAGTATCTTGACATGGACGTGAGACTTGATTAACAAGTTATCCTCAAGAGAGGAAGTTATAAGTATCTTGGGTCTGGTCTGttatccaagagaatgaagagatTGACGAGAATGTCACACATCGTATCGGAGCGAGGTGGGTGAAATAAAGACTAGTTTCCAGGCGTCTTGTGTGTTACGAATGTGGCACCGAAACTTAAATGTAGGTTATATCAATTATGTTGTATAAGGAAGAATGCTGGTCACTCAAGAACTCCcatatctagaagatgaaagtagcagaatgAGGATATTGAGATAGATGTGCGGGCATACCAGGTTGAaaaagattaggaatgaagatatccgGTTAAAGGTGGGCGTGGCCTcgtggaggataagatgcgggaagcgagactgagatggttcgggcatgtgcaGAGGAGAAGCTTGGATGCCCTAGTAAGGAAGTGCGAGCAGTTGACTTTGGTaggtatgagaagaggtagagggagacctaagaagtattgggtaGAGGTGACCAGGCAGGACATAGAGCAGCTACAACTTACCGAGGACATagcccttgataggagggtgtggaggtcgaaagTTAGGGTaaaaggttagtaggtagtcgaacATATTTCCCTTCAGTACCAAGGGTATTAGGGTTGGTGTGGTAGTTTCTGTCTTAGATTTCTGGTATTTCGTGCTGTTTTCCTATTATGTTCTGCTTCGATCTCTTAgtatcttgttgttgttactgcgTGCTGTTGCTACTGTTTCTTTCCATCTATTTTTCTGGCTTTGAGATTGTTGTTACTATCTCTTTGGCCTTATTTGTTGATACTACTTGTTTCTACTGTTTCTTTTTGTCTTTCCTAACCGAGAGTCTATCGAAAACAATCTCTCTACCTTCCCGGGGTTGGGTAAGGCGTACACTCTGCACTCCCTATACTcccactgggttgttgttgtaaagTCTTACTAAAAATAGGTGTAGTTATTGCTGTTATTGTGGCAGCTTGAAAGTGTTTGATTCACTTAAGCTGTGCAGTTTATTCTTGTCTTAGCTTTTTAGTAAGTCGAGGTTTAGTAATTTTCTGAGAGTTCTAAAAGTAGTTTGAATTGAACAGTTTATAGccatgtttatttttttttttttttttttgggtctcattccttttattttgtttttgttgaCCGTTATATATTATTTTCTAGGTTTTTGATGCCATAATATGTGATCCTCCCTACGGAGTTCGTGCGGGAGGACGTAAATCTGGGGGCAGGAAGCTTTTGAAAGGAGTAATTGATCCATATACCGTTCCTGATGACAAAAGAACAGGCCACATACCATCAACTGCTCCTTACAGCTTAGTGGAATGTGTGCATGATTTGCTTGACCTTGCTGCTAAGATGCTCGTGATGGGTGGCCGGCTTGTGTACTTTTATCCTGTATTAAGAGACAACGAGTCAACTGATACCACTTTTCCAGAGCACCCCTGTTTCAAATTGGTTGCTACCTCAGAGCAGATGCTGAGCTATAGGTACAGTAGGGTACTACTAACGATGGTCAAAATTGGACCATATACTGAAGAAATTGATTTAGCGGCAAGGATCAAACATTTAGAGTTCAAGGAAAACCATCTGAAATGGTTAGAAGAAGGTAATCTTCATTCAGCAGTTTTTAGTCCTGCTGACATTCACCTTAAAGAGTCAGTTGATACAAAGATTAGTAAAGAATCAAAGGGGAAGTATAGAGGCAAATATGTCTAGACCAAAACTGACATCCAGATTTTCATGTGGCAGTCAATCAACTCTAATTTTCTCAGACTGTTAGCATTATGTATCTAAGTGATGGTGACGAGAAGTTAACCACCCTAGATAGTAGGAAAGTTCATTAATCCTTCTTGGAAATACATGCTACTATTTAGTCTGTTTGCTAGGAGATTGTATAACAGTTGGAACTGATTATCAGTTCTCGATACACATCAGATGTATTTGACTGTTTCCTTGTCGCATCTACTTTATTAAGCCTACTGCCTGTCTAAGAGGAGCAAAAAATTTCGACAACTTCATCTAGTTTAGAAACATCTGATATCTGGACTTGTTGACTCTTGATCACTTAGCATAtattttttctttccaaaagTTATCTCATTTATTCAGCCAGCCAAACTTTGACATAACCAATGATGTAATTCAATTTAGCATCTAAGGGATATGATCTAATAGTAAGTAAAGTGGAAAAAAAAGTTTTGGAAAGTTGGGAATCAAATTTCAACAGAGACAAAAATTATTAAGTGATTTCTCCCTATTTATCTTTTGATAGGCAGAGTTACCCACATTAACCGAGCTGGtaagaaatatcaaatatttGATGGATTAATTGAGAGTGTATAAACTAACCCCGACACCACcattattttgagaaaaaaagGAGCTTCTACTTTAACCTTCTGGAGGTAAAGAATGCTctataatatgccagtatacccTATATGAGTGGAGCATGTGCTGTGAGTATATCTATTCAAATTATACGCCTAAGTTCATGATACTCTTATGTAAACGATATTTGCAATTTAGGCTatgattacaacaacaacaatccagtaataATTTTACTAGTGGAGTTTGGAGAGGGTAGAGTGTATGCAGATTTTACCCCTACCCCGGAGgggtagagaagctgtttccggGATACCTTCGGCTCAGAGACAAAAGATCTGTAACAACAGAAACCAAACAAATAAAATCAGCACCGTAAGAGACAACAAATAAGTGGAAGGACAATAATTATGgtaataataaaaattgaaaataaaaataaaaatagtgcgATGAAACAAAAACCGCTAGCAGTCCTAGACAAAACACTATCAGACTAGTCGGAACAATGAGAAAAAAGAGCTCAActaccccctaacctacaaccctaatgctcgacctccacacctttctatccagggccatgtcctcggaaatctgaaactgcgtcatgtcctgcctgatcacctcgccccaatacttaggccgccctctacctctcctcgtacctgTCAAAGCCAACcgttcacacctcctaaccggggcatctaGGCTCCTCCTCCGCACGTGCCCAAACCATCTAAGCCTTTCTTCTCGCATCTTGTCGTCCAATTTAGgctatgattataattttaatattataacTTCCTTTGGGTGGGCTATGAATAGGGAAAGAGCGAGGAAGAAGTGGAGGATTTGGTGTGATGTAGCTGAAGGGTGGAATAACAAATTTTCACCTTcttttcctttaaaataaatGAATTAAGTTATGTACTCTTCTTTTCAATACTTTGTAAGAATGACCCGAAATGTTTAGTAAGTAATATTTACACACTTCAAccaatatttttgaagtttttgagaGAAATGAGAAACTAGGAATTTCTATTAGTATATGGTATCGAGAGAGGATCACTTCAACTCTATCTCTGGATCAATGCCTTCTACAATGTAATGTTTAGAGTTGACCACCATTTATTTTTACCTTTTCAAAGAAAGAAGCAGGTGATCTGGTGATGGGCTAATTTTTAACAATTGATCCTGCTACTGTATATGTGTCCGATCAGGAATcgggttttttttaaaaaaaatatacaacacTGGATATTCATTTTTGATAAATATGTGTTTCGTTGAAAGGTTAATTAGTATGTTATTAACCTTCGATTTTATTCTAGACATTGAACTGTCTATTTTGCAATTGCTATTATTCAAAAGTTTCTTCAAACGGACACTTCGTCGAACGCAATGGAGTAATGTCCGAAGATATCTAGAAGAGTTTACTATGAAAACTTAGAGTCCACCAAACTGTacagagaacctggttctctatcagTTTCCACAGAACACACACAACAGTAAGTAAATGATATAACaatattttacgtggaaaactctcagctcacgggattaaaaatcacgacctacactcgtaggatttcaacttcactaaccgaacaaactttagattacaaaatctaggaattaacctcttaatccctcgcctacttgcaataactctattgcaagcctctttgtaataactctattacaaagctcaccactttgactaactctagccaaacaGAAACACAAGGTTTATGGTTTTATAAATGATATCCTACAGAATGCTTCTAACTAAActgagtaggaattacaagtaaataaCATTAACAAAGATACAACAATACTAAGGACATATAGT
Proteins encoded in this window:
- the LOC107786049 gene encoding uncharacterized protein LOC107786049, with translation MWYLCVFYHRLLDFRKPEVESLAELFGAFSKEEPTNNGDLKSFGSNSLEWKLPEHHHPDSPFHLVNLPSEEIARNVANRSILVKGIFELWGEGSSLEELEESIKSYSDERKQPYLTSDSTFKIAVDTFGKAISFEEQNGRIRSFSYIPFKGRVNLKNPDHTFWLIETDNYGSSNGLPPIVGRKVFFGREIGAADRKLLPTYQLKSRTYLGPTAMDAEMAFLMANQAQAKPGRLVYDPFVGTGSILVAAAHYGAMTMGADIDIRVVRDGRGPDCNVWSNFKQYGLPMPIALLRADNNLPPWRSGLKEVFDAIICDPPYGVRAGGRKSGGRKLLKGVIDPYTVPDDKRTGHIPSTAPYSLVECVHDLLDLAAKMLVMGGRLVYFYPVLRDNESTDTTFPEHPCFKLVATSEQMLSYRYSRVLLTMVKIGPYTEEIDLAARIKHLEFKENHLKWLEEGNLHSAVFSPADIHLKESVDTKISKESKGKYRGKYV